One region of Desulfobacterales bacterium genomic DNA includes:
- a CDS encoding AMP nucleosidase, protein MGLKEHEYIRQTLERYTNCKLEEFCGHVLITNFRQYIKAFSERTGGEIHEGNFRIVNAPEMDCTMIDFGIGSPQAALVINGLAYLDNLKSVIMLGMCGGIDDILKVGDFVVPSAAIRGEGTSRHYLPTEFPALPAMSVNLLCLGAVKARKISPRCGIVYTTDRRLWEFDEPFVEFLRTQRILAIEMELATLFSVAYRYEVPIGSIMLVSDMPLQRRGIKDKKLHDEIYNNYMSTHLDIALDAVSNLKARWPEVERQLRSEW, encoded by the coding sequence ATGGGGCTTAAGGAACATGAGTACATTCGTCAGACACTGGAGCGCTATACCAACTGTAAGCTGGAAGAGTTTTGCGGTCATGTGCTGATCACCAATTTCCGCCAGTACATCAAGGCCTTTTCCGAGCGTACCGGGGGTGAAATTCACGAGGGCAATTTTAGAATCGTCAATGCCCCCGAGATGGACTGCACCATGATTGATTTCGGCATCGGCTCCCCCCAGGCGGCGCTGGTGATCAACGGCTTGGCCTATCTTGATAACCTGAAATCGGTGATCATGCTCGGCATGTGCGGCGGCATTGATGATATTCTGAAAGTGGGTGATTTTGTGGTGCCATCGGCCGCGATTCGGGGAGAGGGGACCAGCCGCCATTATCTGCCCACGGAATTTCCGGCGCTTCCGGCAATGAGTGTGAACCTGCTATGCCTCGGAGCTGTCAAGGCCCGAAAGATCAGTCCCCGTTGCGGCATCGTGTATACTACGGACCGGCGCTTATGGGAGTTCGACGAACCCTTTGTTGAATTTCTCAGGACACAGCGGATTCTGGCCATTGAAATGGAACTGGCCACACTGTTTTCCGTGGCATATCGGTATGAGGTGCCCATCGGATCGATCATGCTGGTCTCGGATATGCCCCTGCAGCGCCGTGGCATCAAGGACAAGAAACTGCACGATGAAATTTACAACAATTACATGAGTACCCATCTGGACATTGCCCTGGATGCGGTGTCCAATCTCAAAGCCCGATGGCCGGAGGTGGAGCGACAACTGCGTAGCGAGTGGTAA
- a CDS encoding response regulator, which yields MTSINILFVDNNKPFIETIAQRLRERGFTVDCVFSGMTALNRLEETNTIDIVFLDLQLPDLDGIQTLSILKKKHPLVEVVILTGHPTVNSVVEAFKCGAFDYLTKPSKLNDLISKATQAAARKKEREDKILNVRMTPYLSTRERNKLISDILGT from the coding sequence ATGACCTCGATTAACATTCTTTTTGTCGATAACAATAAGCCATTTATTGAAACAATTGCCCAACGCCTGCGGGAAAGGGGATTCACGGTAGACTGTGTTTTTTCCGGAATGACGGCACTGAACCGTCTGGAAGAAACCAACACCATTGACATTGTATTTCTCGATCTTCAACTGCCTGATCTCGATGGCATTCAAACGCTTAGCATATTAAAGAAAAAGCACCCCCTCGTGGAAGTCGTCATCCTAACAGGCCATCCCACGGTAAATTCCGTCGTCGAAGCGTTTAAATGCGGCGCCTTTGATTATCTGACAAAACCGAGCAAGTTAAATGATCTCATTTCAAAGGCAACCCAAGCGGCAGCGAGGAAAAAAGAACGAGAGGATAAAATCCTCAATGTCCGCATGACCCCCTATCTTTCCACACGAGAACGCAACAAGCTGATATCCGACATATTGGGCACGTAA
- a CDS encoding gamma carbonic anhydrase family protein, which produces MRYEFNGNRPTFGKDTYISELAMVIGNVSIGDNCYIGHGAILRGDYGQIEIGDGTAVEEGVIIHAPPGKTNRIGAVVTLGHGAVIHGNFIGDRAVIGMNAILSIWSEIGDGAIIAEGCVVKMNQIIPPRVVAAGNPAQIVRKVSAKDEKVWNWGKQIYIDLAKEYLEKGMKPIVD; this is translated from the coding sequence ATGCGGTATGAATTTAACGGTAACCGTCCCACCTTTGGGAAAGATACCTATATCAGTGAGCTGGCCATGGTCATCGGGAATGTGTCCATTGGCGATAATTGCTATATCGGGCACGGCGCTATTCTAAGAGGCGACTATGGCCAAATCGAAATCGGTGACGGCACAGCGGTGGAGGAAGGCGTCATTATACACGCGCCTCCCGGCAAAACAAACCGAATCGGTGCTGTCGTTACGCTCGGACACGGCGCCGTCATTCACGGCAACTTTATCGGCGATCGAGCGGTAATCGGCATGAACGCCATTCTCTCCATCTGGTCGGAAATCGGAGATGGTGCCATTATCGCCGAGGGCTGCGTGGTAAAAATGAACCAAATCATTCCGCCAAGGGTCGTTGCCGCCGGCAATCCGGCGCAGATCGTTCGGAAAGTCAGCGCGAAAGATGAGAAAGTCTGGAACTGGGGCAAACAGATCTATATCGATCTGGCAAAAGAATATCTGGAAAAGGGGATGAAACCAATCGTCGACTGA
- a CDS encoding cob(I)yrinic acid a,c-diamide adenosyltransferase, whose product MQGFVQVYTGDGKGKTTAALGLAIRAAGAGFKVYIGQFMKKGDYSEIKALSRFSDLIMVEQFGQGRFLRGKPDPEDMALSQKGLMRIREVIASGQFQVVILEEANVAVRCGLISENELETLILTKPSEIELVITGRGATDRIIALADLVTEMRAVKHYYENGVAARVGIEK is encoded by the coding sequence ATGCAAGGATTTGTACAAGTCTATACCGGGGACGGCAAAGGCAAAACGACGGCCGCGTTGGGGTTGGCCATTCGGGCGGCCGGCGCCGGATTCAAGGTCTATATCGGGCAATTTATGAAAAAAGGAGATTATAGCGAGATCAAGGCATTGTCCCGTTTTTCCGATTTGATTATGGTGGAGCAATTCGGCCAGGGCCGGTTTTTGCGCGGCAAGCCCGACCCGGAGGATATGGCGCTTTCCCAAAAGGGCCTGATGCGAATTCGGGAAGTGATCGCTTCCGGACAATTTCAAGTCGTCATACTTGAAGAGGCCAATGTCGCTGTAAGGTGCGGGCTCATTTCGGAGAATGAACTTGAGACGCTGATTCTTACCAAACCTTCGGAAATCGAATTGGTGATTACGGGGCGTGGCGCCACGGATCGCATTATCGCATTGGCCGATCTGGTCACCGAAATGCGAGCCGTTAAGCATTATTACGAAAATGGCGTTGCGGCCCGCGTCGGGATTGAAAAGTAA